A single region of the Apodemus sylvaticus chromosome 7, mApoSyl1.1, whole genome shotgun sequence genome encodes:
- the LOC127689975 gene encoding olfactory receptor 1537-like translates to MEDMTAGNHCTVTEFFLSGLSENPELQLPLFLLFLGIYLITVSGNLGMITLIGLSSHLHTPMYYFLSNLSFIDFCQSTVVIPKMLISFLTDKNLISYLGCMAQLYFFITFGIAECYTLAAMAYDRYVAICNPLLYNATMSSQIYTSLISGVYIFAVLCASVNTGFMNRIKFCKLDVIDHYFCDFIPLLKLACSNIYVNEMLILSFGTVNISVPMLTVITSYIFIITSILRIRSIEGRSKAFSTCSSHIAAVALFYGSAAFTYLQPSSVSVMDQGKVSSVFYTTVVPMLNPLIYSLRNKDVIVAVKKLLERKIFT, encoded by the coding sequence ATGGAGGACATGACAGCAGGAAACCACTGTACAGTGACTGAGTTCTTCTTGTCTGGGCTCTCAGAGAATCCAGAACTCCAGCTcccactcttcctcctcttccttggaaTCTATCTGATCACTGTGTCTGGGAACCTGGGCATGATCACACTGATTGGGCTCAGTTCCCActtgcacacacccatgtactatTTCCTCAGCAATCTGTCCTTCATTGACTTCTGTCAGTCCACAGTTGTTATTCCTAAAATGCTCATTAGCTTTCTGACAGACAAGAACCTCATCTCCTACCTTGGATGCATGGCTCAGCTCTACTTCTTCATCACTTTTGGTATTGCAGAGTGCTACACATTAGCTGCAATGGCATATGATCGCTATGTTGCCATCTGTAACCCCTTGCTTTACAATGCTACTATGTCCTCTCAGATTTATACTTCCCTTATTTCAGGGGTATATATTTTTGCTGTGCTCTGTGCATCTGTAAACACAGGCTTCATGAATAGGATTAAGTTCTGCAAATTAGATGTGATCGACCACTATTTCTGTGATTTTATTCCCCTGTTGAAGCTTGCATGTTCTAATATCTATGTCAATGAAATGCTGATTCTATCTTTTGGTACAGTGAATATCTCTGTCCCAATGCTGACTGTTATTACTTCCTACATTTTCATTATCACCAGCATCCTCCGCATTCGCTCCATTGAGGGCAGGTCCAAAGCCTTCAGCACCTGCAGTTCCCACATCGCTGCTGTTGCTCTCTTCTATGGTTCTGCTGCATTCACATACTTACAGCCATCATCAGTGAGTGTGATGGACCAAGGAAAAGTGTCCTCTGTATTTTATACTACTGTTGTACCCATGCTGAATCCCTtgatctacagcctgaggaataaGGATGTTATAGTTGCAGTGAAGAAACtacttgaaagaaaaatattcacataa